The Shewanella sp. MTB7 genome includes a window with the following:
- a CDS encoding acetyl-CoA carboxylase biotin carboxyl carrier protein subunit, producing the protein MAQQVEVKIPGSVWKVLVEVGDKVEAGDVLFILEVMKTEVPHEAPIAGEITKIFIGEGSIVDAQDPAIEIS; encoded by the coding sequence ATGGCACAACAAGTTGAAGTTAAGATCCCTGGCAGTGTATGGAAAGTGCTGGTGGAAGTTGGAGATAAAGTCGAGGCGGGAGATGTACTGTTTATTCTCGAGGTGATGAAAACTGAAGTGCCTCATGAGGCGCCTATTGCTGGCGAAATAACCAAAATATTTATTGGGGAAGGCAGTATTGTTGATGCTCAAGATCCAGCTATAGAGATCAGTTAG
- the metG gene encoding methionine--tRNA ligase, with the protein MANSQRKILVTSALPYANGPIHLGHMLEYIQTDIWSRFQKLRGHECHYICADDAHGTPIMLKAQQMGIEPEEMIAQVNKEHQQDFADFNIQFDNFHSTHSVENRELSSEIYLKLRDAGFIKTRIISQLFDPEKSMFLPDRFVKGTCPKCKSEDQYGDNCDNCGATYNPTDLINPKSAVSGATPVMKDSEHFFFDLPAFETMLSEWTRSGAIQEEIANKLAEWFDQGLQQWDISRDAPYFGFEIPDAPGKYFYVWLDAPIGYMGSFKNLCDRREDLNFDDFWAKDSTAEVYHFIGKDIVNFHSLFWPAMLEGAGYRKPTSVFAHGYVTVNGAKMSKSKGTFIKARTYLDNLDPEYLRYYYAAKLSNRIDDLDLNLEDFAQRVNSDLVGKLVNLASRTAGFISKRFDGKLAKVADTTLEQTFLGKKVLIEELYENREFGKAMREIMALADLANAYVADAAPWQLIKDEAKQEEAHQVCSNALNLFRILVTYLKPVLPKLADDVEAFLQFPLTWDNLDADLAGHGIAKFKALMQRVDMKNIEAIIEASKDNLLVTTDTHQVDGKKTVKADSASVQTDTPVDTRSPLESDPISAEISFEDFAKIDLRIARIAKAEHVPEANKLLKLQLDLGGETKQVFAGIKSAYAPEDLEGKLTVMVANLAPRKMRFGMSEGMVLAAGPGNKDLWILEPHEGAQPGMRVK; encoded by the coding sequence ATGGCAAATTCACAACGTAAAATCTTAGTGACAAGCGCACTTCCATACGCTAACGGACCTATCCATTTAGGCCACATGCTGGAATATATTCAAACTGATATTTGGTCACGATTCCAAAAGCTTCGTGGACATGAATGTCACTATATCTGTGCAGATGATGCCCATGGCACACCGATCATGTTGAAAGCTCAACAGATGGGTATTGAGCCTGAAGAGATGATTGCTCAAGTGAATAAAGAGCATCAGCAGGATTTTGCTGATTTCAATATTCAGTTTGATAACTTTCACAGCACACACAGTGTAGAGAACCGCGAACTTTCGAGTGAAATCTACCTCAAGTTACGTGATGCAGGCTTTATCAAGACTCGTATTATCTCGCAGCTATTTGATCCAGAAAAATCAATGTTTCTTCCAGATCGCTTTGTTAAAGGCACTTGCCCTAAATGTAAGAGTGAAGATCAGTACGGCGATAACTGCGACAACTGTGGCGCAACCTATAACCCAACGGATCTGATTAACCCAAAATCGGCCGTGTCGGGCGCAACGCCAGTGATGAAGGATTCTGAACACTTCTTCTTTGACCTACCAGCATTTGAAACCATGCTAAGTGAGTGGACTCGCTCTGGTGCGATTCAAGAAGAGATCGCCAACAAACTTGCAGAATGGTTCGATCAAGGCTTACAACAGTGGGACATCAGTCGTGATGCGCCTTACTTCGGTTTTGAGATCCCTGATGCACCTGGTAAATATTTCTATGTGTGGCTAGATGCGCCTATCGGATACATGGGGTCATTTAAAAACCTATGCGACAGACGTGAAGATCTTAATTTTGACGATTTCTGGGCCAAAGATTCAACCGCTGAGGTGTATCACTTTATCGGTAAAGATATCGTTAACTTCCACAGTTTATTCTGGCCAGCTATGCTTGAAGGCGCGGGTTACCGCAAGCCTACCAGTGTTTTCGCTCACGGTTATGTGACAGTGAACGGCGCTAAGATGTCAAAATCTAAAGGCACCTTTATTAAGGCACGTACTTACCTGGATAATCTGGACCCTGAATATCTCCGTTATTACTATGCGGCTAAGCTCAGTAATCGTATTGACGATCTTGATCTTAACCTTGAAGATTTTGCCCAACGTGTGAACTCTGATCTCGTCGGAAAATTGGTTAACCTAGCGTCACGTACCGCAGGCTTTATCAGCAAGCGTTTCGATGGCAAGCTCGCTAAGGTTGCCGATACCACGCTTGAACAGACATTCTTGGGTAAAAAGGTCTTGATCGAAGAGTTATATGAAAATCGAGAGTTTGGTAAAGCGATGCGTGAAATCATGGCGCTTGCCGATTTGGCCAACGCTTATGTTGCTGACGCAGCGCCATGGCAGTTGATCAAAGACGAAGCTAAGCAAGAGGAAGCGCATCAGGTTTGCTCTAATGCGCTTAACCTGTTCCGCATTTTAGTCACTTACCTAAAACCTGTTCTTCCTAAGCTTGCTGACGATGTTGAAGCATTCCTGCAATTCCCATTAACTTGGGACAATTTGGATGCAGATCTAGCGGGTCACGGAATTGCCAAGTTCAAGGCCTTGATGCAACGCGTCGATATGAAGAACATTGAAGCGATCATCGAAGCCTCGAAAGACAACTTACTTGTCACCACAGATACCCATCAAGTTGACGGCAAGAAAACGGTAAAAGCTGACAGTGCATCAGTGCAAACTGACACACCGGTTGATACTCGTAGCCCGCTTGAGAGCGATCCTATCTCAGCAGAGATAAGCTTTGAAGATTTCGCAAAAATCGATCTTCGTATCGCGCGTATCGCCAAAGCTGAACATGTACCAGAAGCCAACAAGCTGCTTAAACTTCAGCTGGATTTAGGCGGCGAGACCAAACAGGTCTTTGCTGGCATTAAGTCTGCTTATGCTCCAGAAGATCTAGAAGGCAAACTGACCGTCATGGTGGCAAACCTTGCCCCACGTAAGATGCGTTTTGGTATGTCTGAAGGCATGGTACTTGCTGCTGGACCTGGTAATAAAGATCTATGGATCTTAGAGCCACATGAAGGTGCACAACCTGGTATGCGAGTAAAATAA
- a CDS encoding biotin-dependent carboxyltransferase family protein, producing MMIEVIKGGLETSIQDYPGRIGFWNQGFPQSGPMDSWSFRLANLLVGNDVGVAGLECQLIGPSLKFTDDRVIAVTGANMSPTVNGVAVAMWQSIQVKSGDVLTLPFASSGARSYIAISGGIDSKPWLGSQSTFTKAGVGGITGYAIKDGDCLPLADKAEVIPCQVKPECMPALSKDKTWEIEVVAGPNDDWIDQAGQQRFLDIEWVLSAKSDRTGFRLDGPDWTFTNKAHNKAPEHGSEPSNIIDHGYPLGAINLAGQTPIILVSDGPSMGGFINPYTVISAAFWKLAQSRPGDRYRFKQVSVEEAQDLRRVLDKKCQMSSLTHLI from the coding sequence ATGATGATTGAAGTTATAAAAGGTGGTTTAGAAACGTCTATTCAAGATTATCCTGGGCGAATTGGTTTTTGGAACCAAGGATTTCCACAGTCTGGTCCGATGGATTCCTGGTCGTTTAGGTTAGCCAATTTATTGGTGGGTAATGATGTTGGGGTTGCAGGGTTAGAGTGTCAATTGATTGGGCCAAGCTTAAAGTTTACAGATGACCGGGTTATCGCTGTGACGGGAGCCAATATGTCACCAACGGTTAATGGTGTTGCGGTTGCAATGTGGCAAAGCATTCAAGTTAAGTCTGGCGATGTGCTTACTTTGCCATTTGCCTCTAGTGGAGCACGCAGCTATATCGCCATTTCAGGAGGCATCGACAGTAAACCTTGGTTGGGATCTCAATCTACGTTCACTAAAGCAGGAGTGGGTGGCATTACTGGTTATGCGATAAAGGATGGAGACTGCTTGCCTTTGGCTGACAAAGCAGAAGTGATCCCTTGTCAGGTTAAACCAGAATGTATGCCAGCGTTATCGAAAGATAAAACATGGGAGATAGAGGTGGTAGCGGGCCCTAATGATGATTGGATTGATCAAGCGGGCCAGCAACGATTTTTAGACATTGAATGGGTGCTTTCAGCTAAAAGCGATCGCACTGGCTTTCGCTTAGATGGACCTGATTGGACCTTTACGAATAAAGCACATAACAAAGCCCCTGAACATGGTAGTGAACCGTCCAATATTATTGATCATGGTTATCCTTTAGGGGCGATAAACCTTGCAGGGCAAACACCGATAATTCTAGTGAGTGATGGCCCAAGTATGGGAGGATTTATTAATCCTTATACGGTTATTTCGGCGGCATTCTGGAAGTTGGCGCAATCGCGACCAGGTGATCGATATCGATTCAAACAGGTGAGTGTCGAAGAAGCGCAAGATTTACGTCGAGTATTAGATAAGAAGTGCCAAATGAGCAGTTTAACCCATTTAATATAA
- the mltG gene encoding endolytic transglycosylase MltG yields MKKLIITFFVTLFTLLTLAAGVSLWTYNTVVDFSQSTLHLEQTQDLELKRGTSFYQLITLLEQRQLITDGWKLKILVKIHPELAKIRTGLYELTPGETVAGLLDKLTQGKEKVFVVTLVEGQSIKEWTAVLNALPHSEFSADVFNSVLIEQGDDSGLPEGKFYPDTYHYQAGDNIRLLVTQSYKKMQQELEAAWASRADNLPLKSPYELLIMASIIEKETGKASERPWISAVFMNRLNKRMRLQTDPTVIYGMGDSYKGDITYKALREKTPFNTYRINGLTPTPIAAPSGAALLAAAHPADVNYLYFVSKNDGSHIFSRTLVEHNRAVNKYQRN; encoded by the coding sequence ATGAAAAAATTAATTATTACCTTTTTCGTCACTCTATTTACCTTGTTAACGCTTGCTGCAGGGGTTAGTTTATGGACTTATAATACTGTGGTCGATTTTAGTCAGTCGACACTGCACCTTGAACAAACTCAAGATCTTGAGTTGAAAAGAGGGACCTCTTTTTACCAATTAATAACCCTACTAGAGCAGCGGCAGTTAATTACCGATGGTTGGAAACTGAAAATACTCGTTAAAATTCACCCTGAACTGGCTAAGATCCGCACCGGTCTCTATGAGTTGACTCCAGGTGAGACGGTGGCTGGCTTACTGGATAAATTAACTCAAGGTAAAGAGAAAGTTTTTGTTGTCACATTAGTCGAAGGCCAGAGTATTAAAGAGTGGACAGCTGTACTTAATGCCCTTCCTCACAGTGAGTTTTCTGCTGATGTGTTTAATTCGGTGTTAATTGAACAAGGTGATGACTCTGGTTTACCGGAAGGTAAGTTTTATCCGGATACTTACCATTATCAGGCTGGGGATAACATCAGGTTATTAGTTACTCAAAGTTACAAGAAGATGCAGCAAGAACTTGAGGCTGCTTGGGCGAGTCGTGCTGATAATTTGCCACTCAAGTCTCCCTATGAATTACTGATAATGGCATCTATTATCGAAAAGGAGACGGGCAAAGCCAGCGAGCGTCCTTGGATCTCGGCAGTTTTTATGAATCGTCTTAATAAAAGAATGCGTTTGCAAACTGATCCTACTGTTATCTACGGGATGGGGGATTCCTATAAAGGGGATATTACCTACAAAGCGCTGCGAGAAAAGACACCATTTAATACCTATAGAATAAATGGACTCACGCCAACGCCTATTGCAGCTCCCAGTGGTGCGGCTCTGTTAGCAGCAGCGCATCCTGCAGATGTGAACTACCTTTATTTTGTATCAAAGAATGATGGTAGTCATATATTTTCCAGAACATTAGTCGAGCACAATCGTGCCGTGAACAAATATCAGAGAAATTGA
- the yegD gene encoding molecular chaperone, producing the protein MFVGFDYGSANCAIGVMEDNEVRLLPLAAGSNYLTSTLYALDRELIAEAVYQQMPSELKADYAKARAAQLTRARNARRELDLEPNEQVVFVGEQAVNAYLEMPEEGFYVRSPKSFLGATGLRAEQVALFEDIVTMMMLHIKQQAESIDGLNRKGAITHAVIGRPVNFQGIGGEESNQQAETILRLAAKRAGFIDVDFLFEPLAAGMDFESSLTEDKIVLVVDVGGGTTDCSVVKMGPSHVASKDRSQDFLGHSGQRVGGNDLDIALSMKAFMSHLGLGCHMLNGLPVPSKPFWNAVAVNDISAQRDFSSLNSRRTIEALIKEAKRPELLERLLKVQKEQLGYRIVRSAEQIKISLSEVESVTTNLDYVCPHLDAEVTQALFKEAIELPSAKIEALMKQALATAGVMPDVIYVTGGTARSPAIYDKIAAMHPETPIVVGDHFGSVTAGLTRWAQKVFA; encoded by the coding sequence ATGTTTGTTGGTTTTGATTATGGTAGTGCAAATTGCGCCATTGGTGTCATGGAAGATAATGAGGTGAGATTACTGCCCTTGGCAGCTGGCTCTAACTATTTAACGTCGACTCTCTATGCCTTAGACAGGGAGTTGATCGCTGAGGCTGTGTATCAACAGATGCCAAGCGAGCTAAAAGCGGATTACGCAAAGGCTCGTGCAGCACAGCTTACGCGCGCTCGAAATGCCCGTAGGGAATTAGATTTAGAGCCAAACGAACAAGTGGTCTTTGTTGGAGAACAGGCGGTTAACGCGTATTTGGAGATGCCGGAAGAGGGGTTTTATGTCCGTTCACCTAAATCTTTTTTAGGGGCGACAGGACTTAGAGCTGAGCAAGTTGCCCTGTTTGAAGATATTGTCACCATGATGATGTTGCATATCAAGCAGCAGGCTGAATCTATTGATGGTTTAAACCGTAAAGGAGCTATCACGCATGCAGTGATTGGTCGTCCGGTCAACTTTCAAGGGATCGGCGGTGAAGAGAGTAATCAACAGGCCGAAACGATATTGCGACTCGCTGCCAAGCGTGCGGGTTTTATTGATGTCGATTTTCTGTTTGAACCGTTAGCTGCAGGTATGGATTTTGAGTCAAGCTTGACCGAAGACAAGATTGTGTTGGTGGTCGATGTCGGCGGTGGTACAACGGATTGCTCTGTGGTTAAAATGGGACCATCCCATGTAGCATCAAAGGATAGAAGCCAAGATTTTCTCGGCCATAGCGGTCAACGGGTCGGTGGTAACGATCTTGATATCGCTTTATCGATGAAGGCTTTTATGTCACATTTAGGCCTAGGTTGTCATATGCTCAATGGATTGCCGGTTCCGAGTAAACCTTTCTGGAACGCGGTGGCAGTCAATGATATCAGTGCACAACGTGATTTTTCATCACTCAATTCTCGCAGGACAATTGAAGCGCTAATTAAAGAGGCTAAGCGTCCAGAGTTGCTCGAACGTCTGCTAAAAGTGCAGAAAGAGCAATTGGGTTACCGTATTGTACGCAGTGCTGAGCAGATAAAAATTAGCTTATCAGAGGTGGAGTCAGTGACGACAAACCTAGATTATGTTTGTCCACATCTTGATGCTGAAGTTACTCAAGCGCTATTTAAAGAGGCGATTGAATTGCCGAGCGCCAAAATAGAGGCTTTGATGAAACAGGCATTGGCAACAGCTGGCGTGATGCCTGATGTTATTTATGTCACTGGCGGCACAGCAAGAAGCCCTGCTATATACGATAAGATTGCCGCTATGCATCCCGAAACGCCTATTGTCGTCGGAGATCACTTTGGTAGTGTTACAGCAGGACTAACGCGTTGGGCACAAAAGGTGTTTGCTTAG
- the pabC gene encoding aminodeoxychorismate lyase encodes MTQVWVNGVLATKIDPMDRGLAYGDGLFATMRIVKGEVQFLPAHFARLTQGAKRLGFAWSASPTLAEQLKQLALTQRNACVKLLLSRGVGGRGYAAPSPCLVNEVVFLSAFPQHYCLWQREGISLALSDILLAKQPRLAGIKHLNRLEQVLIKSIQLPEGFDDWLVLDNDGSIIESSIANLFFIKERTIFTPAITHCGVAGMMREQVIYALIDLGYNLDIKPIHHNDLAQFEHCFMTNSLLGLVDIKQIDSIAYSKSSFSDTLRQTLHLSL; translated from the coding sequence ATGACACAAGTCTGGGTTAATGGCGTTCTCGCCACAAAGATAGATCCCATGGATAGGGGACTCGCTTACGGTGATGGTTTATTCGCCACTATGCGGATCGTGAAAGGCGAGGTACAGTTTTTACCCGCTCATTTTGCCAGATTGACTCAAGGTGCTAAACGGCTAGGTTTTGCATGGAGCGCATCACCAACATTAGCTGAACAACTGAAGCAACTGGCGTTAACTCAAAGGAACGCATGCGTTAAACTACTGCTCAGCCGTGGTGTCGGTGGCCGTGGTTATGCGGCGCCGAGTCCTTGTTTAGTTAATGAAGTCGTCTTCCTTTCTGCTTTCCCGCAGCACTATTGTCTGTGGCAACGAGAGGGGATCTCACTGGCTTTAAGTGATATTTTGTTGGCTAAGCAACCTAGACTTGCTGGCATTAAACATCTTAATCGTCTCGAACAAGTGCTGATAAAGTCCATTCAACTACCAGAGGGATTTGATGATTGGTTAGTACTTGATAATGACGGTAGTATCATTGAGTCATCGATAGCTAATCTGTTTTTCATCAAAGAGAGAACGATTTTCACACCTGCTATTACTCATTGTGGTGTCGCTGGGATGATGAGGGAACAAGTGATCTATGCCCTTATTGATTTAGGCTACAACCTTGATATTAAACCGATCCACCATAATGATTTAGCTCAGTTTGAACACTGCTTTATGACCAATAGTCTACTTGGGCTGGTGGATATAAAGCAAATCGATAGCATTGCCTATTCCAAATCGTCTTTTTCAGACACATTGAGACAAACTCTACACCTTAGCTTATGA
- a CDS encoding 5-oxoprolinase subunit B family protein yields MIYPEAKFSPGGDRYILVEFGNEMNLELNFLGQGLGAVIKQSTIKGVIETAPAFASILVYYDPDLIGYHDLVRELSSLINGLGSIEEIELPSRLFYLPCCYLDPWTRECVEDYQEKIHAKQLDPELVAELNGLSDVDELVRVHSGTEYWVASLGFWPGLPFMMPLDPRCRLTAPKYNPPRTWTPQGAVGMGGASTAIYPVSTPGGYQIFGRTPVPIWDTQASFPEFEQSICLFKPGDRVKFVPISEQEFIDIEKRVADKSYVYNVVDYQKFSVSQYKNWLNSIDTDKRF; encoded by the coding sequence ATGATATACCCAGAAGCAAAATTTTCTCCAGGTGGAGATCGCTATATTCTTGTGGAATTTGGCAATGAAATGAATTTAGAGTTGAATTTTTTAGGCCAAGGCTTGGGTGCCGTGATCAAGCAATCTACTATCAAGGGGGTCATAGAAACAGCGCCAGCATTCGCTTCAATTCTAGTGTACTACGATCCAGATTTGATTGGTTATCACGATTTAGTCAGAGAATTATCATCACTGATTAATGGGCTCGGCTCAATTGAAGAGATAGAACTGCCCAGTCGGCTGTTTTATTTGCCTTGCTGTTATCTAGACCCTTGGACTCGTGAGTGTGTTGAAGACTACCAAGAAAAAATTCATGCTAAGCAATTAGATCCAGAGTTGGTGGCAGAGTTAAATGGCCTGAGTGACGTGGATGAACTGGTGCGGGTTCATTCAGGTACTGAATATTGGGTAGCCTCTTTAGGTTTCTGGCCAGGACTGCCCTTTATGATGCCTCTGGATCCAAGATGTCGCTTAACGGCGCCTAAGTACAATCCTCCACGGACTTGGACACCGCAAGGAGCGGTTGGAATGGGAGGGGCATCGACAGCCATTTATCCCGTTTCAACCCCTGGCGGCTATCAAATTTTTGGACGAACTCCTGTGCCTATTTGGGACACACAAGCTAGTTTCCCTGAGTTTGAACAGAGTATCTGTTTATTTAAGCCTGGAGATCGAGTCAAGTTTGTGCCAATTAGTGAGCAAGAGTTTATTGATATAGAGAAAAGAGTGGCTGATAAAAGTTATGTATACAACGTAGTGGATTATCAAAAATTTTCTGTGAGTCAGTATAAAAATTGGTTGAACTCCATTGATACAGATAAACGATTCTAG
- the udk gene encoding uridine kinase — MNSQCVIIGIAGASASGKSLIAKTIFEELCRDLGTDQIGVIAEDAYYKDQSHLSMKERVLTNYDHPSALDHKLLCRHLQALKTGEAVEIPTYSYNEHTRMTDTIKMTPKKVIILEGILLLTDPSLRGLMDASVFMDTPLDICFMRRLTRDVAERGRTMESVMAQYTETVRPMFLQFIDPSKQYADIIVPRGGKNRIATDILKARIQHLLAK; from the coding sequence ATGAACTCTCAGTGTGTCATTATCGGTATCGCAGGTGCATCTGCATCAGGTAAAAGTTTAATTGCAAAGACGATATTCGAGGAGTTGTGCCGTGATTTAGGTACCGATCAGATTGGTGTTATCGCTGAAGATGCCTATTACAAAGATCAGAGTCATTTGTCGATGAAAGAGCGAGTGCTAACCAATTATGATCATCCAAGCGCGCTAGATCATAAGTTGTTATGTCGTCATCTTCAAGCACTTAAAACCGGCGAAGCCGTTGAGATCCCAACATATAGCTATAACGAACATACGCGTATGACAGATACCATTAAGATGACGCCTAAGAAAGTGATCATCTTAGAGGGGATTTTGTTGTTGACGGATCCTTCCCTTAGGGGGTTGATGGATGCAAGTGTGTTTATGGATACCCCGCTGGATATCTGCTTTATGCGTCGCCTGACTCGTGATGTTGCAGAGCGCGGTCGTACAATGGAGTCAGTTATGGCTCAATACACTGAAACTGTCCGTCCTATGTTCCTTCAGTTTATCGACCCATCAAAGCAATATGCGGATATTATCGTGCCTCGCGGTGGTAAAAATCGTATTGCGACGGATATTTTAAAAGCGCGAATTCAGCACCTCTTAGCCAAGTAA
- a CDS encoding CreA family protein, translated as MGLSACGGDDVGKISLGLFTTKDVIIDAKHDPKIPGVTCHISRIEANLSLADPSDMSISCRQTAPITAAEIANIDKSKNGEIVFKQSLSVLFKSLKVRRIYDAENQTLLYLSYSTKETNGSHKHALSTVPLYGTGAWIKGGVPEGVN; from the coding sequence ATGGGCCTTAGTGCCTGCGGTGGCGACGATGTGGGTAAAATCAGCCTAGGTCTGTTCACCACTAAAGATGTGATTATCGATGCCAAACACGATCCTAAAATCCCGGGGGTAACCTGCCATATTAGTCGCATTGAAGCCAATCTAAGCTTGGCAGATCCTTCTGACATGAGTATCTCTTGTCGTCAAACAGCTCCTATTACCGCTGCTGAAATTGCCAATATTGATAAAAGTAAGAATGGTGAGATAGTCTTTAAGCAGTCACTGAGTGTGCTATTTAAAAGCTTAAAAGTTCGCCGTATTTATGATGCAGAAAATCAAACCTTACTTTATCTTTCTTACTCGACCAAAGAGACTAATGGCAGTCATAAACACGCGTTATCAACTGTTCCTCTTTATGGAACTGGAGCTTGGATAAAAGGAGGAGTGCCTGAAGGCGTTAACTAA
- the tmk gene encoding dTMP kinase, with protein sequence MNKQVKSKFIVIEGLEGAGKSSAISLVRDFIEKYTGVVPVCTREPGGTPLAERIRDLVKIADDTDPLCDEAECLLFYAARAQLVANVIKPALSRGKWVLGDRHNLSSLAYQGGGRGLMPLVESVSRATLGDFKPDLTIYLDIDPKLGLTRAANRGELDRIEVEEIHFFERARQTFLSYAQQDDSIEVIDAGQSMAEVHKDILALLQEQDW encoded by the coding sequence ATGAACAAGCAAGTAAAGAGCAAATTTATCGTTATAGAAGGATTAGAGGGCGCAGGTAAGTCGAGCGCTATCTCATTAGTGCGAGATTTTATCGAAAAATATACCGGTGTGGTGCCTGTGTGCACTCGTGAACCAGGTGGAACGCCGCTGGCTGAGCGTATTCGAGATCTGGTTAAGATAGCTGATGATACAGATCCCTTGTGTGATGAAGCGGAATGTTTACTCTTTTATGCCGCAAGGGCACAGTTGGTTGCCAACGTGATTAAACCAGCATTGAGTCGTGGTAAGTGGGTGCTAGGTGATAGGCATAATCTTTCATCTTTGGCTTATCAAGGTGGTGGCAGAGGGTTAATGCCCTTAGTTGAATCAGTAAGTCGCGCTACGTTAGGTGACTTTAAACCCGATTTGACCATCTATCTGGACATTGATCCTAAGCTTGGTCTAACCCGAGCCGCTAATCGTGGCGAGTTGGATAGAATAGAGGTTGAGGAGATTCACTTTTTTGAACGTGCTAGGCAAACTTTTTTATCTTATGCCCAACAAGATGACTCTATTGAAGTGATTGATGCCGGTCAGAGCATGGCTGAGGTCCACAAAGATATTCTGGCGCTACTGCAGGAACAGGATTGGTAA
- the apbC gene encoding iron-sulfur cluster carrier protein ApbC: MSSASQNYHLSDELLGPVLAILDAYQDPYLAQGLVSAGCVSKLSIDGKRLQLGLCYPYPCMTQYRDTVMAITKKLAVLDAIDEVECEIDFQPASFSAIGSVKPLANVKQVIAVASGKGGVGKSTTAVNLALALAAEGAKVGILDADIYGPSIPIMLGVTDFKPVSADGKMMSAATAHGISAQSIGFMLADDEAAVWRGPMAAGALAQLLNETLWPELDYLVIDMPPGTGDIQLTLSQKVPVTGAVVVTTPQDIALADAKKGISMFQKVNIPVLGIVENMSFHMCSECGHKEHPFGSHGGSKMAERYQVPLLGELPLKLNIREDVDKGIPTVVASPDSEVAALYREIARKVGAQLALTQVQSSVSISISEDE, translated from the coding sequence TTGTCTTCAGCTTCTCAGAATTATCATCTTAGTGACGAACTTCTCGGGCCTGTTTTGGCCATTTTGGACGCGTATCAAGATCCGTATTTAGCACAAGGATTGGTCAGTGCTGGTTGTGTTAGTAAATTATCAATCGATGGTAAGCGCCTCCAATTAGGACTGTGTTACCCCTATCCCTGTATGACGCAGTATCGCGACACTGTGATGGCAATAACCAAGAAATTGGCCGTTCTTGATGCGATTGATGAAGTTGAATGTGAAATTGATTTCCAGCCTGCCAGTTTCTCTGCTATCGGCAGTGTTAAGCCGCTTGCTAACGTTAAGCAAGTGATTGCCGTTGCGTCTGGTAAAGGCGGCGTGGGTAAATCGACAACGGCGGTTAACTTGGCACTCGCTTTGGCTGCTGAAGGGGCCAAAGTGGGGATCTTGGATGCGGATATTTACGGCCCGTCTATTCCCATTATGTTAGGTGTAACCGATTTTAAACCGGTATCAGCAGATGGTAAGATGATGTCTGCGGCAACCGCCCATGGAATCTCCGCTCAATCTATTGGTTTTATGTTAGCCGATGACGAAGCAGCTGTATGGCGTGGTCCTATGGCGGCAGGTGCTTTGGCTCAGCTGTTAAATGAGACATTGTGGCCAGAGCTAGATTATTTGGTTATTGATATGCCACCGGGAACCGGTGACATTCAGTTAACCCTATCTCAAAAAGTGCCTGTGACAGGCGCTGTGGTGGTTACTACTCCTCAGGATATCGCGCTTGCTGATGCCAAGAAGGGGATCAGTATGTTCCAGAAGGTCAATATTCCAGTATTAGGCATTGTTGAAAACATGAGTTTTCATATGTGCAGTGAATGTGGACATAAAGAACATCCATTTGGTAGTCATGGTGGCAGCAAGATGGCTGAGCGTTATCAAGTTCCGCTGTTAGGGGAGCTACCACTTAAACTTAATATTCGTGAAGATGTCGACAAAGGTATTCCTACCGTTGTAGCTTCACCAGATAGTGAAGTGGCTGCTCTTTATCGTGAGATCGCGAGAAAAGTAGGCGCGCAACTTGCGTTAACACAAGTACAATCCAGTGTATCAATCAGCATTTCAGAAGACGAATAA